In Symmachiella dynata, the following are encoded in one genomic region:
- a CDS encoding tetratricopeptide repeat protein, which produces MIATILLVAAAARGEEKDRVVFRQPNGASIGISGRIVDYNGQTIEIEMASSGKQRSFDVGTITKVEYTRSPNHEAGLEALQAKRWDEALRWLDLALDQELRRWVRREILALEVQCLTQLGNYGAAGDKFLTIVESDPDTFYYKHLPLLWTARELTPDDIIRARQWMESPRAAARLLGASFLINDPQQGDSAAQVLRKLSSHPDSRIMGLARGQSWRTKLRQGQVTDNDLRTWAGQIESMPEGLRAGPYYLLGRGYLATQHPLRAAQAFLWVPLVYDHDTQLAARACLEAAHALIAAGQTKQGQTLLREVTTRYADTPYAGEARAGLKDVVP; this is translated from the coding sequence ATGATCGCCACTATCTTGCTGGTAGCTGCAGCAGCGCGGGGTGAAGAGAAAGATCGTGTCGTCTTCCGCCAACCCAACGGAGCCTCCATCGGGATTTCAGGCCGCATTGTCGACTACAACGGGCAAACGATCGAAATCGAGATGGCCTCCAGCGGCAAACAACGCTCCTTCGATGTGGGAACAATCACCAAGGTCGAATACACCCGCTCGCCGAATCACGAGGCCGGGCTGGAAGCACTCCAGGCCAAGCGTTGGGACGAAGCACTCCGTTGGTTGGACCTGGCGCTCGACCAAGAGTTGCGGCGTTGGGTCCGCCGCGAAATCCTGGCCCTTGAGGTTCAATGCTTAACGCAACTGGGCAATTACGGCGCTGCCGGAGACAAGTTTTTGACGATCGTCGAAAGCGATCCCGACACATTTTACTACAAACATCTGCCTTTATTGTGGACGGCCCGCGAATTGACGCCCGACGACATCATTCGGGCGCGGCAATGGATGGAAAGCCCCCGCGCCGCTGCACGTTTGCTCGGCGCCAGTTTCCTAATCAACGACCCGCAGCAAGGGGACTCCGCCGCTCAGGTCTTGAGAAAACTCAGTTCGCACCCCGACAGCCGAATTATGGGTCTGGCCCGCGGCCAATCTTGGCGGACGAAACTTCGCCAAGGCCAAGTGACCGATAACGATTTGCGGACTTGGGCCGGCCAGATCGAAAGCATGCCCGAGGGGCTCCGCGCCGGCCCCTATTATTTACTCGGTCGCGGCTATCTGGCGACCCAACACCCCCTCCGCGCCGCCCAAGCCTTCTTGTGGGTCCCGCTGGTCTACGATCACGACACCCAATTAGCCGCCCGCGCCTGCCTGGAAGCGGCCCATGCCCTCATCGCAGCCGGCCAAACCAAACAGGGGCAAACCCTGTTACGCGAAGTCACCACCCGCTATGCCGACACCCCCTACGCCGGCGAAGCCCGCGCGGGGCTTAAGGATGTGGTGCCCTAG
- a CDS encoding RNA polymerase sigma factor — translation MNEQQEWAIAQGLRAGDPEAWRTFYDTFCERVWRTAARRVGANSADVADVVQETFLAAARSAGQFDPERGPLWAWLTGILRNQVALQFRKKQRHQRIRELGVPSGQDRHEQQRAELAALVREALTELNDDYGSLLTAKYLDEETVEEIAASEQTTTTAVRSKLARARRAFRDAYDQLTTDSPVTNTGQNHDK, via the coding sequence ATGAATGAGCAGCAGGAATGGGCGATTGCTCAAGGATTGCGTGCCGGTGACCCGGAGGCCTGGCGGACGTTTTACGATACGTTCTGCGAGCGGGTCTGGCGGACAGCTGCGCGGCGGGTCGGGGCGAACTCGGCCGATGTGGCGGATGTCGTGCAGGAAACATTTCTGGCAGCGGCGCGTTCCGCGGGGCAATTTGATCCCGAGCGGGGCCCGCTCTGGGCTTGGCTGACCGGGATTTTGCGGAATCAAGTGGCGCTGCAATTTCGCAAAAAACAGCGACACCAACGGATTCGCGAATTGGGCGTTCCGTCCGGTCAGGATCGACACGAACAGCAACGTGCCGAATTGGCGGCGCTGGTTCGTGAGGCTTTGACCGAACTGAACGATGATTATGGCTCATTATTGACTGCAAAATATCTCGACGAGGAAACCGTCGAGGAGATTGCTGCCTCTGAGCAGACGACCACGACGGCTGTCCGATCAAAACTGGCACGTGCTCGCCGCGCGTTTCGCGACGCTTATGATCAATTGACGACCGATTCTCCTGTGACGAACACGGGTCAAAACCATGACAAGTGA
- a CDS encoding vWA domain-containing protein, with protein sequence MSQKRPNNQFRSRWPEWLLPAFFLPSWLMSLGFHMIVFVGVALIFQNTGVTEGLDDSGRVVDIFVKEAANPEEQPQESDNTQQSNADDSLTEEQVDETPPEELVDNLLDTPLPVDNVFAPGPAIADVELPLAEPIRPARPAPPAGGLPPGRGETQFFGTKDKGTRFAFVIDCSGSMQSHNAIHYAKAELKNSISLLEPTQQFQIIYYNQEVYPWHRRGRSDDIYWANETNKRLAYNFVDERGPTGGTDHVPALMMALRLTPEVIYFLTDADQSDRISNRDMARINKFNNGRTRIHCIEFGVGPQLDAELEASFLADLARKNGGSYRYLDVKNLSKR encoded by the coding sequence ATGTCCCAAAAACGCCCCAACAATCAATTTCGCTCGCGGTGGCCTGAGTGGCTGCTCCCGGCGTTTTTTCTGCCCAGTTGGCTAATGTCGCTCGGCTTTCACATGATTGTCTTTGTCGGCGTCGCCCTGATTTTTCAAAATACCGGCGTCACCGAGGGGCTGGATGATTCTGGACGCGTGGTCGATATTTTTGTCAAAGAGGCGGCCAACCCCGAGGAACAGCCGCAGGAATCGGACAATACCCAGCAATCCAATGCCGACGATTCGCTCACCGAAGAACAAGTCGACGAAACTCCGCCGGAAGAACTGGTTGATAACCTGCTCGATACCCCCCTCCCTGTCGATAACGTTTTCGCTCCGGGACCGGCGATAGCTGATGTGGAACTGCCGCTCGCAGAACCAATCCGCCCTGCCCGCCCCGCCCCTCCGGCGGGCGGCCTGCCACCGGGCCGCGGCGAAACGCAGTTTTTCGGAACCAAAGACAAAGGGACCCGCTTTGCCTTTGTGATCGATTGCTCCGGCAGCATGCAAAGCCACAATGCGATCCACTACGCCAAGGCAGAACTCAAAAACAGCATCTCATTACTCGAGCCGACGCAGCAATTCCAAATTATATATTACAACCAAGAGGTTTACCCCTGGCATCGTCGCGGGCGGAGTGATGATATTTATTGGGCCAATGAGACCAACAAACGTCTGGCCTATAATTTCGTCGACGAACGAGGGCCGACCGGCGGCACGGATCATGTGCCGGCGTTGATGATGGCCCTCAGACTGACTCCCGAAGTCATCTATTTCCTCACTGACGCCGACCAAAGCGACCGCATCAGCAATCGCGATATGGCCCGCATCAACAAATTCAACAATGGCCGCACGCGGATTCACTGCATTGAATTCGGCGTCGGGCCACAGCTAGATGCGGAACTGGAAGCCAGTTTCCTGGCCGATTTGGCTCGCAAAAATGGCGGCTCGTATCGGTATCTCGACGTCAAAAATTTGTCCAAACGGTGA